The genomic segment TCGCTCCCCGTCCTCTCCAGCAGCGGCTGCCCATTTGGGTGGGCGTGGGAGGAACGCCGGAAAGCGCGGCGAGAGCCGGAAGGCACGGCGCCGGCATGGCGATCGCGATGCTGGGCGGCGATCCGGCCAGATTTTTGCCGCTCGCGGATGCTTACCGGGAAGCCGGCAGACGGGCAGGCTATGATGCAGAGCAGCTTAAGATCGGCATTACGGGACACGGTTACATCGCCAAAACGTCTCAGCAAGCCAGAGACGAATATTATCCTTATTATTCGAATTATTGGTCGTACGTGAACCGCCAGCGGGGGATGACGTTCCGGCTGGACCGTTCGGACTTTGAACGAATGGCCGCTCCCGAGACGGCATTGTTCGTGGGCAGTCCGGCGCAGATCGTGGAGAAGATCCTGCGTCAGCACGAAATGTTCGGTCACCGGCGATTTCTGGCGCAGATCGATATCGGCGGACAGCCCTTCCATCAAGTGGCCCAAAGCATCGAACTTCTTGCGACGGAGATCGCGCCTGCCGTGCGGAGAGCGACGAGCCAGACGCACAAAGCCCTGCAATTAGGATGATTCCTCCATCTGAGCTATGATAGATTTTAGCTAGAACAACCCGATGGAGGAAGGATGATCGACATGGAATATGTGAAACTGGGGAATACGGGGCTGGATGTGTCCAGACTTTGCCTGGGCTGCATGAGCTTCGGGGATGTGAGCAAGTGGACGCATCCATGGATTCTCGACGAGGAGAACAGCCGTCCGATCATCAAAAAAGCGCTCGATCTCGGCATCAACTTTTTCGATACGGCCAATATTTATTCGACTGGCGCAAGCGAGGAGATCGTCGGCCGGGCTTTGAGGGATTATGCGAACCGGGATGAGGTCGTCATCGCGACCAAGGTGTTTTTTCGCATGCAGGACGGACCCAACGGCGCCGGACTTTCCCGCAAGGCGATTTTGAGCCAGATCGATAAGAGCCTGAAGCGGCTTGGGACCGATTATGTCGATCTGTATCAAATCCATCGCTGGGACTACAACACGCCGATCGAAGAAACGATGGAGGCTTTGCATGAAGTCGTCAAGGCGGGCAAAGCAAGATATATAGGCGCGTCCGCGATGTTCGCCTGGCAGTTCCTCAAAGCGCTGCACGTCGCCGAGAAGAACGGGTGGACGCGGTTCGTTTCTATGCAAAATCACTACAACCTGCAATACCGCGAAGAGGAGCGCGAGATGCTGCCGCTCTGCAAGGAAGAGAAAATCGGCGTGATCCCGTACAGTCCGCTCGCGGCAGGCAGGCTGCTGCGCGACCCGGGCGAGACGACGTCCCGCTCCGAAACCGATCAGGCGCAAAGGTCCAAGTACGATGCGATGCAAACGGTCGACTTGCCTATCGCGCAGCGGGTTGCAGCTATCGCTGCCGAGCGCGGCATTCCGCGCGTACAGGTCGCCCTGGCGTGGATGCTGCAAAAAGAGGTCATCACATCGCCTATTATCGGCGTGACGAGTATCGCTCAGCTCGAAGAAGCGATACCCGCGACGACCATCAAGCTGACGCCGGAGGAGATGGCGTCGCTGGAAGCGCCTTATGTGCCGCATCCGGTCGTCGGCGCTCTCTTAAGTTACTCTTAAGTTAATAAAGATAGGATCCCTTATCGCTAACGAGAACGGTCGTTATCGGTAAGGGATTTTTTATATGTGCGTATGTGATGATGTGCATTTGGGCGATTCGAAAGCGCGAGTCGCATATTTTCGGCCGCCGGTTGGAAAAATATAACCATCGCGGGTTCTTCTGGGGAGGGCATCTCATTTGAGACGATTGAGGAAATGGATGCGACGGAAACCGAAGTCTCCCGCCGTGTTGGAGGCAAACGCTGCGGGAGGCGAGGAAAGCGAGGCGCTGACCGCGCAATTGGACCGGAACGAAGCGACGTTCCGGCGCATTTTCAAGGACTGCGCCGATATCGTCTTTCGCAGCGTCCGCATGGACGGACAAGAACGGCTGCTCATCGTCTACATATCCAGTCTTGTGAATGAACAGACGATCGACGATCATATCTTAAAGCCATTGATGTCCAAGGCGGGCATCCATTCAGCCGGCACGAACCGCCCGGAAGCGGAAGCGTTGAAGGAGCGGATGATTAGCGCAGGTTCAGCGAGCATATCGTCAGATGTAAACGAACTCGTGCGGCAGATCTTGAACGGTCAAGCGGCCGTGCTTCAGGATGCGGACAGCGACGCATTGGTCGTGAAGGCTGACGGCACGAAGCAGAGAAGCGTGGAAGAGCCTTCCTCCGAGCCCGTCATCAGCGGGCCGAGAGACGGCTTCAACGAGAACATTTCCACCAACATCGGATTGCTGCGCAGGAGGCTGAAGACGCCCCGTCTCAAAATGGAATCGGGCACGATCGGAGAGCTGTCCCGGACGCAAGTCGTACTGGCTTATATCGCGGGGATCGCGACGGAAGCGCTGCTTGCAGAGGTGCGAGCCAGGGTGGTACGCATTCGAATCGACGGTGTGCTGGATTCCGGATATATCGAAGAATTCATCGAAGACCTCCCGTACTCCCCCTTCCCGCAAACGCACAGCACGGAGCGCCCCGACGTCGTTGCTGCGGAGCTTCTGGAAGGAAAAGTCGCGCTGCTGGTGGACAATACGCCGTTCGCGCTCCTTGTACCCATGACATTCTGGACCGGTCTGCAAGCGAGCGAGGATTATTATGTTCGTTGGCCGATCGCCACCTTCGTTCGCTGGATCCGCTTCCTGTTCATATTTATCGCTATCTTTGCGCCTTCGTTATATGTAGCGGTTACGACCTTTCATCAGGAAATGATCCCCACCAATCTGGTGCTGAGCATCGCCTCCGCCAGAGAAGCCGTGCCGTTTCCGGCTTTTTTCGAAGCGCTGCTGATGGAGATCGTATTCGAAGCGCTGCGGGAAGCGGGCATTCGACTGCCCAAACAGATCGGGCAAGCGATCAGCATCGTTGGCGCGTTGGTTATCGGTCAGGCGGCCGTACAAGCGGGCATCATATCCGCGCCGGTCGTTATCATCGTATCGATCACGGGCATCGCCACGTTTACGATCCCGCGCTACAGCTTTGCGAGCGGCGTCCGGCTGCTGCGCTTTCCGATCCTGGTTCTGGCCGGCACGCTCGGGCTGTACGGGATCGTGCTTGGATTCTTAAGTATCGTGCTGCATCTAGGCGCCTTGCGCTCGTTCGGCGTTCCTTACTTGACGCCGCTCGCCCCTATTCAGCTAGCGAGCTTGAAGGATATTCTCATCCGTGCGCCGATCTGGGCGAAGCGGCATCGCCCGCAGGCGACGGGCACGTCGAACCGGGTTCGCGAGCCGGGGGGGCAGCAGCCAGGGCCGCATCGCGGGAGGCGACCATGAAGCGCTTGCCGCAAGCTTGCCTGCTGCTGTCCGCGTGGCTGCTGAGCGGCTGCTGGGACCGAACCGAGATCAACGATCTGGCTTTTATCACCGGATCGGCCTTCGATCTGACCGATAACGGACAGTATTTGCTGTCGCTGCAGATCGCGATACCCTCGGCCACGTCGGGCGGAGGCACGGGCGGCGGACCGCAGCAGAAGTTTTTTGTCCTGTCGGCCACCGGAAAAAACGCGAACGAAGCTTTTGAAAAGCTGCAGAAAAAAAGCTCCCGCAAGCTGTTCACCGCTCACCGCAGCGTGATCTTCGTCGGCGAATCGCTGGGAAGGCAAGGCATGAATGGCGTGCTCGACGTATTTGTCCACGATCCGAGACAGCGTTTGCGAACCTACATTATGGTAGTGAAGGGAGGCGAAGCGCGGGAGGTGCTGCAGTCGAAATATCCTTTTGACCAGGTGCCGATGGAAGCGGTCAAAGAAATGGAAGGCCAGCAAAGCGAGATTTCGACCAATCTGCGCGATTTCTTCATGTCGTCGTCAAGCGATGGAATCGATCCCGTCGTCGGCGCCATCGAGGTTGAACCGGAAAGAAAAGATTCGGGCAGAACAGGCTTGTTCAAGCTGGCGGGGTCTGGCGTTTTCAAGGAAACGAAAATGGTCGGATTGCTGGACGGATCGGAAACGGACGGCCTGCATTGGGCTCAAAACCATATGAAAAACGGTAGAATCAACGCGGAGCTGCCCGATGGTCTAGGCAACGTGGGGATTCTCGTGACGCATGCCGAACGGAAAATTACAGCCGACACAAAAGGGGAGCGAATTCGATTTGAACTCCTGCTGGAAGGAAAAGCCATGTTGTTTGAAAATAATTCGAAGCTGGATATCTCGCGTCCGAAAAACATCGCACGGGTGGAGCGCGCACTGGAAACAAAAGCGGAGAAGCAAGTGCTGGACGTTCTGATCAGGCTCCAAAAACAGTACGGCGCGGACCCTGTGGGATTCGGCCTGTTTCTTCATCAAAACAAGCCGAAACAATGGAAAGCGATGCAAAATCATTGGGAACAATCGTTTACAAAGGCCAACATTAAGGTTGTCGTGAAGCTGAATGTCGGTGGTGCCGGCATGGCCGGTCCTCCTCTACAATGGAACCAGAAGGAGATTCGGGAATGACCGTTTACACCGCAATGTACGCGATCTTGGGCGCGATATGGACGATCGCGCGCATGCGATCGTTGCTCGCCGCACAAAAAAACAAGGAAGCAGCCGTATACGGAGGTACGATGCTCCTTGCCCTCGTCACCGGGTCCTTGTTGCTGTTAGACGTCAAGCTGCCGAGCTTTATTCTCCCGGTTCAGCGGCTCCTGGAGCCGATCGGGCAGTTTCTATTGCAGTAAGGAAGAAGTCGTTTTTCTTCTTGCAGCGTCGACAGCCAGAAGCACCAGCGGGATAACGGTTTGATTCGCAAAAGCCAGCACCGGAAACGTAAAAACGAGATAATTGAGCAGCGCGGCGGCGTTCGGAAAAATCCAGACGGATCCGACGAGGGACAGCAGCGCAAGCGGTAATACGAGGTCCCGATAATCGCGGATTCCGAAAAGCCTACCGACGCACACGCTGAATATGAACACGGATACCGCTATTTTTACAAAACAACCGATAACCCAAGTGGCAACCGCGATTGCCTCAAGACGCTCGAAGGAGCCTTCGATCCCGATATATTGCACGACGCTCAGGAACGAGTAAGTCAATTTACCGGTCAACGGGCCGAGGATCATAATCGTAAGCATGATCAAGCTGACGGACATCAAGGTGACGCCGGACAAGGCAATGATCGAAGGCTTCCGCGCGTTGCCGGACGACTGATAATAAGGGAGGAGCCATCCCAAAATAAACACCTGGTTCATAAAGCCGCCAGCCGGATTAATGGCGCCCTGCAGCACCGGAAGGGGGCCGTTTTCCATCACGGGCTTGAGTAGATGCGCATTCGCTTCCGAGATCGTCAGAATCAGGAGCGGGATAAACATGACGAGCAGCAGCAGCGTCAAAAACTCGTTGGACCTGGCGATGACTTCGATGCCCAATAAAGCCGCTGCGCCGCTCAAGACGAGCAAGGTCAGGCTGATCACGGTAAAGGGGGTCTCCGGGAGCAGCAGCGTGCCGACAAATCCCGTATGCTGCATCGTAATAGTCGAGATTGAAATAAACCAATAATAGGCGTAGTTGGCCGAAACTATTTTCCCCAGCCATTTCCCTAGAATTCGAGTGCTGTATTGTTCGACGGTCAATCCGGGATACCGCCTCGACAGCTCGCACATGACTGCAATGCTTAGGAAACCGGTCGCGGACGCGATCAGCTCCGAGATCCAGGCGTCCTGCATGGCAAACATGACGGTAAAAGAAGGGACCGTCAACAAGTTCGTGGAGATGATAAATGTAAAAATCAAAAAGCCTAGCTGTGTGCTGCTGATTTTCTCCGTGGCTTGCATGTCGGCTATTGACGCTCCATTTCCTGGAAAAGATGTTCCAAGTATTCGCCCTGCGTCACGCGATTATACGCTTAGGCTGGTGTAACACATCCGCTCCGCCTTCAATATGATGACCTAGACATCTAAAGAGGTGAGCCAATGGCAGTCGTAAAAGCGAGACAACAGGATATCGATATGTTGGCCAGATTGCTTCGCGCAGAGGCGGAGACAGAAGGCGAAATGGGGATGCTTCTTGTCGGAAATGTCGGCATTAACCGGGTACGGGCGAATTGCTCGGATTTCAAAGGAATCCGGACCATCCCGCAGATGATCAACCAGCCGCATGCGTTCGAAGCGCTGCAGCATGGGATGTTCTATCAAAGCGCAAGGGACAGGGAACGGCGTCTTGCACAGCGGGCCGTCAACGGTGAGCGGAATTGGCCTGGCGAATTCTCCCTGTGGTATTTCCGACCGGGTTCGTTCGAAAATCCCGGACCTTGTCCGGACACCTGGTATGATCAGCCGCTTGTAGGACGTTGGAAGAAGCATTGTTTTTATCAACCGACCGTAGAGGAATGTGAAAATATTTTCAACACGTTTTAACAAACAGGTTCTCACAAAAAAGGACGGCGCCTCTCGGCACCGTCCTCTTCCGCGCAATCCTTGCCAGTCATCTTCCGTCAATGCGATATCATGGAAGTCGCAGGCGCTTTTCCCGATTTGACGCGCGCCTTGCTCCAATCCAGCTTCACGTACCGCAAGCCATTGGCCAGCGCAGCCAGCACCATGTTGCTGCAGAGCGCAATCCAGGCGCCGACCTGGCCGTAATCCAGCACGACCGTCAGCAGGAGCGTAAGCGGGATGAAAATAATCCAGTTCAGAACGAAAGCCACGCGGGACAGATACGTCGTATCCCCAATGCCGCGCAGACCGCCGCCGAAAATAATGCCGGACGTATTGAACAGCTGGATGAACGCCGCCAGATGAATGAGCGGAATGACGGCCATGTACACAGCCTTTTCCGGCGTATACAGCTTCGCAATCGGAAGGGCGAAGATGAACATCAGGATGGAGATGAGTATCATGAGCAGGACGCCGAGGACGACGGTCATCAGCCCGAAGCGCTTGGCCTCAGCATGCCGTCCTTTTCCGATCTCTTGACCGGTGCCGATCGTTGCCGCTGCCCCAAAGCCGTTAGATGGCATAAAGCCGAACGAGAGGATGTTCAACGCAATTTCGTTCGCCGCGATGGCGACCGTCCCGAGGCGGGAAATGCACATCGTAAACACCAGCATCCCCAAGCTGTTGGACATTTCCATCATGCTTAGCTTCGCGCTCTCGAACACCATCAGCTTGACCTGCTTGCGGTCGAAGCGTTCGCGAGTACGGGTCAGCATCGTGGCATTTAAATAGCCGTAATACACCCACAGGCACATGCCGAGCTGAACGACTTCCGCAAGCAGTATACTCCACGCGGCGCCTTGAAGCCCCATGTCCGGAAACCCGTATTTTCCGTAAGCCAGCACATAGGTCAGCACGACCACCAGCCCGCTGTTGATGAGCGCGATCGTCATTGGCGTCTTCGTATCGCCGATGGCGCGCAGGTAGGCGAAGAAAGCACCGCTAAAGATGCCGAGGACGAGCGCGATCATTCGGATCATCACATAATCGGCGCCAAGCGCGACGATCTCGTCGTTCAGACCCATCGCCCTTAGTATGAGCTCGGGCGCGAGCAGACTGCCCGCCAGCAAAATGAACGCGAGAACGCCGGTCAACACTAACGCGATTTGCATCCGCTGGTTGGCGAGACGCATTTCGCCGGAGCCATAGTTTTGAGCCACCAGATAATTGATCGCATTTTGAATGCCGGCGCACAACGCCCACATATTGTATATCAAAATGTTCGTTACACCGACGACCGCGATTGCGGCCGCGCCAAGCTTCCCTACAATCATCAAAACGAGCAAGCCCGTAAAAGTCATCGATGAGAACGTAGCGATGGATGGTAAAGCGAGTTGCAAGATTCGTTTTGCCAGCTGCACTTCAATTATGCCTCCTGCCCATGGTGGGTTGCGTTAGACGCTTGTCGTGTCCACGCAACATAAGCCCTATTATAAACGGGTGTTCACAGATATTCATAGCGGGAATTTTAAGTCGATTGTGAACGGTGGTGAATTCAGGGATACATAGAATACATTATGTAAACAGCTTGGAAGAGCGATCACAGCAAGGCAGTTCATTCACGATCGCGCCGCCTCATTGCAAGCTAGAAGCAAGGAGCAGGGAGCAGGGCTATACCTGCTCCTTTACTGTTTATCCTTCGTTTCCGAGACGGTTTAATTCCTCCAGGGATAACCTTGCGACCACTTCAAATCCCTTTCCGCGCCCATGAGGCCGCACAACAACCGTTCCCATGTCAGAGATTGGACCGAGTCCCACTCCTGCAGGGAAGCTGTGGGAAATAATAACTTTGTTGCCCCCCTTAGGCGGCTGCTCTTCCAAGGCCTTGCTCAGGTTGTATAATATGCTTGCTTGTTCCATCTGATTCAAATGGCCGCTCAGTCTATAGATGTCATAGCCTAACGGATCGACTTGAATATTTTCTGTTCTGAAAGCCAGCGCAGCGGTTTCGATGGCTCTGCAAAACGGGCTGGCCACAATCGGAAACGCAACCGGAATCCGTTGTCTTTTAAAGATATCTCCGTACCACATAGCCTGCATTCTTCCCAAGGCAGAGAGATTGCGCTGCGTCGTACAATCTTGAAAGCTTAAGTTTGCTTGGTCCGAGCCTTCGGTTGCTTCCCCATGTCTGGAATAGAAAATGAAGCCTCCTTCCCGAAGTGAATCCAACAATGCCCGTTGGAAGGATCTTGTGTACTGAACGCCATATCGTTCTGTCAAAGTTTAGCACCCCTTAAAATTTACCGCCTAAGGTGTAGAGACATCTATACGGTATGCGACGTGACGCTGAAAGGTCATTTTTTAGCAATCTATCGCGACATCGAAGGCATGCTTTCGCCAACTTCCGTCCTGCGATCGAGATATGTTAAACTGACAGCAGATAAACGAGAATGCGTAGGAGGCTCGGCATGCTGGCTCGCGAAAGGCATAATAAAATCATCCAAATGCTGCATCGTCAGCAATTCGTCAAAGCGAACGATTTGATGAAGGCATTCGGCGTTTCCTTCGAGACGATAAGAAGAGATCTGGAGCGCTTGGAAAAAGACAGCTATTTGATAAGAGTGCACGGCGGAGCCACGCTGCCGGACAACGAATATCGAAACGAGATGCCCTTCACGGTTCGGGAACAGGAGATGAAGCAGGAAAAGCGAGAATTGGCGACGACTGCTTCGCGCTTCGTTACGGAAGGCCAATCCCTCATTCTTGATGTCAGCACGACCAATTCGGAGTTTGCCAAGGTGTTGTGCGAGAGATTCGAACGGCTGACGATCATGACGAATTCATTTCCCATTGCCAATCTGTTGATGAATAAGCCGTCGTTCACCATCATTTTCGTAGGGGGGGTCGTGCGCAATTCGGAGCAGAGCGTCGTAGGGGATTTTGCGGAAGCGTTTGTCGGCCAGTTCCATGCGGATACGTTTTTTATGAGCACAAGCGGCATCTCTCTGTCGGAAGGCATGACGGACTACGGTATCGGGGAAATTCAGCTAAAGGCGAAGATGTTGCAACGCTCCAAAAAAGTCATCGCGCTTGCGGACAGCAGCAAATTCGAAGTCGTCTCTCTCTACCCGGTTTGCGCGCTTAGCGATATCGACAAAATCGTCACGGATTCCAAGGTATCACCGGAAATCGTTCGATTATATAAGGAAGAAGGAATCGAAATCGTCTATTCCTGAACTTAGTAGGAAAACCGCTGCTTTCAAATCGCAGCGGTTTTTTTTTACGTCTCGGACGACCTTCCCGCTCCCTGGATAGCGAATAAATGGCGCGGGATGTATAAGATTGACACTGGCAGCATCGGGTGATAGTATTCAATTTGATGTGTGAAATATAGTGATTATGTGTGAAAATGTGTGAAAAGGAGTGATGGATTGTCGATATGGTTCGTATTGGCTTCGGGAGCGGCGCATGCGATGTGGAACTTGCTCGCCAAGCGCAGCGATCATAAACAAGTGTTTCTGCTTCTGATTCTTTTTCCAAGTACGCTGCTCTTATTGCCTGTTCTGGCGGCCGAACTGGTCAGTAAAGGAATATCCGGCCAAAGCAGCTTATTGTTGACGCTTTCCGTGGCGGCGCAAGCCGGATACGGTTATTTCTTGTCCAAATCGCTGGAGCAAGGCGACCTGTCCCAGGTTTATCCGATGATGCGGGGACTGAGCGCTTTTTTGCTTCCGTTCATCGGAACGCTCTTCTTGCACGAGACCCTGACGGCGTGGGGGTGGATCGGTCTGCTGTGCATTGCGTCCGGATTTTTCCTGTCCAGCGGCATCGCCGCCCGGCGGAATCGGCGAGCCGTTCCTTTGAGCGCCGTACTGTATATGGTAGCGGTGAGTCTGTGCACGATGTCATACATATTGATCGACAAGCTAAACCTGCAGCACTATACGCCGCTCAGTCTGCTGGAGGTATCCAATATCGGATTTTTGCTCGGTCTTATTCCGTTTGCCCGAACGAAGGAGATTCGACGGTGCTTCAAGGACAAGCATCGCCTGCGTGAGTTGGCGATCGGCTCGGTGCTGTCTCCGGGCTCTTACTTTTTGTTTTTGTTGGCCATGAATGCCTCGACGCTGGCTTATATCGCGCCTCTTCGAGAGATTGGAACGGTGTTCGGCGCGTTTGCGGGCATCTATTGGCTGAAGGAGCGCAAGGAAGCCGCGCGCATCGTATCCGCCTGCGTCATTTTTGCGGGCATTTTGCTGCTCGGAATAGGAGGTCGCTAGCTATTATGCATCGATTCGGTAACAAGGAGATGAGAGCGTGGTAGACATCGATGAACAATATGACCATGAGGTAGACCAGGCTGTTGAAGCTTTAACGGACAAGCAAACGAACGAGACGCTGAACTTGATTTTCGTCACGGACTTGCATCATTCCTGCGGCGGCAACCAGCTTAGAGCCGCTCGGGCCATACGCGAATTGACGTCGCGCCTCCCGTTGGATCTGGTCGTGAACGGAGGGGACAGCGCCGTGAATGAGACGAAGGATCAGACGTTGGCTTCGCAAACGGAGATTTGCCATGCGCTTCGAACGCCGGGCGTGCCGGTTCTGAGTGTCAAAGGCAACCATGACGACAATTCGATATATGGCCATGACCGGGAGGAAGTCCGCGGCCGGCATGTCATTTATCCTTCGGAGACGAAACGCTTGATTCAAGACGGCGTTCTCGATGCGGCGCGGTGGGATTCGACGCGGCCCGACGGTCTTTATTATTTCGTGGACGTCGAAGCTAAAAAAACAAGAGTGATCGTACTCGATACGATCGATATTCCATACGCGGATCCGGATAGCGGCACAATCGAGCATTTCGGACAGTGGGAATATGTGTTCTCTCCGGAGCAGCTGAACTGGCTTGCGAACGAAGCATTGCATTTGCGAGACAAGCCGGACTGGCGGGTGCTGATCGTTTCCCATGTGGCGATTTTTCAGGATGAGGTATTCGGGGCGGATTTCCCGGTGAGAAACGGCGAAGCGCTATGGGGGATTGTGTGTGCATTCCGTGACGGAGGCTCGTATGACGCGGAAGTCGGGGAAGGGGAAAGCGTGCGACGGGTGGCGGCCGACTTTGGGCAACAAGGAAAACGCATGGTTATCGGCTGCTTGTTCGGTCACGTTCACTTCGACCAAACCGTGTATCGGGATGGAATCCCGATGATCTCGACGCTGAACGCATGCACGAATCAGGATTTCCCGGAAGCGCCCGAACGGAAGGTCGGGACTTTAAGCGAATCGGCCTTTGATATCGTGACGGTGAACTTCGGGCAATCCCGCGTCGATACCTACCGATTCGGCGCCGGCGAGCATCGTTCGATCTCATTCTGATTCGGTTTGTATTTCATGAGCCTGCCGTCAAGGGCGGGCTTTTTGCGCTACTCCGGTTTTTTCGGATTTGAAATAAACCTAAGCGAAACGAATTTTTGTGATCATCCTTGCGCCTATTCGGAGTCGGAGCCAGGGAAGCCCCGCAAAAGAAGTGACGGGCGGCTTGACATTGTAAAAACTCGCCAAATGCCGCTACCCATCCTCCATTTCAAGCTTCGCGAACCCGATTGACAAGGTTGTTTTTCTGGATTAGATTACTAGAATAGGTACCAAACCTATCCTACAAAATATGTTGGGAGGAACAAAGATGAAGCCGAAGTTCAACAGAGCGATCGCGGCTCTGCTGGCCATCCTGCTTGTCTGTACGCTGCTGCCGCAGAAGCCGGCGCTCGCGGGCGGAACGGGCGAAGGAGCGACGTACTACGTCGCCAACGATGGGGACGATGCGAATGCGGGAAGCGCGGAGGCGCCGTTTCAATCGTTCGCCAAAGGCGTCGCGCAGCTGCAGCCCGGGGATACCCTGGTTATCCGAGCCGGTTCCTATTCGGAGGCGCTCGTGCTGGACGGGTTGACGGGCACGGCGCAAGCTCCGATTACGATCCGCGGAGAGGAAGGCGCCAACATAACGGCGAGCGCCTACGTGAACGCGCCATTTTGGAAAAACTTCGCGCTAAGCGTCACGAACAGCGAATATGTCCGGATCAGCAATCTGAACCTGACGTTCGGCGGTACGCCGTCGACCGGGGACAGCTACACGGCAGGCATCAGCAACGCGAAGCATGTGACGCTGCAGAACAACCGCCTGGTCGCCGACGGCCCGGCCTACGCGGTGTTTTACCTGAATACGAACAACGAAGCGCTTGTGCTTGATTCCAATTACGTCGAAGGCTCGGATAATGCTTTCTACGGCTACGGACTCCATCATACGACCGTCACGAACAACATTTTTACGCAGTGGTGGACCTTTCATTTCGAATCCGGCACGTCGGCGAACAATATCGTCAGCAACAATGTGTTCGCGGGTACCGGAGAGCATTTTTACGGCGGAACCTACGAGAACAGCATAATCACGAACAACATTTTCTTAGGGAATCCATCCTTGTCGCAAGGCGACGGCAATACGGTCGGATGGAACAGCGTGACAGGCGAAAGCTATAAAACTTCCGATTCCGATGTCATGGCCACGGCTGAAGAGATGTTCGTATCGTCCTCCGATTATCATCTGAAGGACGGAAGTCCCGGCATCGACGCGGGAACCGGGACGGGCTTGCCGCCAAACGACCGCGACGGCAGCGTCCGTTACGGCACTCCGGACATAGGCGCTT from the Cohnella hashimotonis genome contains:
- a CDS encoding GerAB/ArcD/ProY family transporter encodes the protein MQATEKISSTQLGFLIFTFIISTNLLTVPSFTVMFAMQDAWISELIASATGFLSIAVMCELSRRYPGLTVEQYSTRILGKWLGKIVSANYAYYWFISISTITMQHTGFVGTLLLPETPFTVISLTLLVLSGAAALLGIEVIARSNEFLTLLLLVMFIPLLILTISEANAHLLKPVMENGPLPVLQGAINPAGGFMNQVFILGWLLPYYQSSGNARKPSIIALSGVTLMSVSLIMLTIMILGPLTGKLTYSFLSVVQYIGIEGSFERLEAIAVATWVIGCFVKIAVSVFIFSVCVGRLFGIRDYRDLVLPLALLSLVGSVWIFPNAAALLNYLVFTFPVLAFANQTVIPLVLLAVDAARRKTTSSLLQ
- a CDS encoding aldo/keto reductase — protein: MEYVKLGNTGLDVSRLCLGCMSFGDVSKWTHPWILDEENSRPIIKKALDLGINFFDTANIYSTGASEEIVGRALRDYANRDEVVIATKVFFRMQDGPNGAGLSRKAILSQIDKSLKRLGTDYVDLYQIHRWDYNTPIEETMEALHEVVKAGKARYIGASAMFAWQFLKALHVAEKNGWTRFVSMQNHYNLQYREEEREMLPLCKEEKIGVIPYSPLAAGRLLRDPGETTSRSETDQAQRSKYDAMQTVDLPIAQRVAAIAAERGIPRVQVALAWMLQKEVITSPIIGVTSIAQLEEAIPATTIKLTPEEMASLEAPYVPHPVVGALLSYS
- a CDS encoding Ger(x)C family spore germination protein, which gives rise to MKRLPQACLLLSAWLLSGCWDRTEINDLAFITGSAFDLTDNGQYLLSLQIAIPSATSGGGTGGGPQQKFFVLSATGKNANEAFEKLQKKSSRKLFTAHRSVIFVGESLGRQGMNGVLDVFVHDPRQRLRTYIMVVKGGEAREVLQSKYPFDQVPMEAVKEMEGQQSEISTNLRDFFMSSSSDGIDPVVGAIEVEPERKDSGRTGLFKLAGSGVFKETKMVGLLDGSETDGLHWAQNHMKNGRINAELPDGLGNVGILVTHAERKITADTKGERIRFELLLEGKAMLFENNSKLDISRPKNIARVERALETKAEKQVLDVLIRLQKQYGADPVGFGLFLHQNKPKQWKAMQNHWEQSFTKANIKVVVKLNVGGAGMAGPPLQWNQKEIRE
- a CDS encoding LLM class flavin-dependent oxidoreductase; this encodes MVGEELREKAGMEIGLYTLADIVPDPFTNRIISASQRMKEILDAAKLADEAGLDLFGVGEHHRLDYATSAPAVVLAAIAQRTKRIKLTSATTVLSTVDPVRLFEDFATLDLVSDGRAEIIAGRGAFVESFPLFGYDTDDYDALFEENLQLFLKLNESEKVTWDGRFRAPLRNAEIAPRPLQQRLPIWVGVGGTPESAARAGRHGAGMAIAMLGGDPARFLPLADAYREAGRRAGYDAEQLKIGITGHGYIAKTSQQARDEYYPYYSNYWSYVNRQRGMTFRLDRSDFERMAAPETALFVGSPAQIVEKILRQHEMFGHRRFLAQIDIGGQPFHQVAQSIELLATEIAPAVRRATSQTHKALQLG
- a CDS encoding cell wall hydrolase; the protein is MAVVKARQQDIDMLARLLRAEAETEGEMGMLLVGNVGINRVRANCSDFKGIRTIPQMINQPHAFEALQHGMFYQSARDRERRLAQRAVNGERNWPGEFSLWYFRPGSFENPGPCPDTWYDQPLVGRWKKHCFYQPTVEECENIFNTF
- a CDS encoding spore germination protein gives rise to the protein MRRKPKSPAVLEANAAGGEESEALTAQLDRNEATFRRIFKDCADIVFRSVRMDGQERLLIVYISSLVNEQTIDDHILKPLMSKAGIHSAGTNRPEAEALKERMISAGSASISSDVNELVRQILNGQAAVLQDADSDALVVKADGTKQRSVEEPSSEPVISGPRDGFNENISTNIGLLRRRLKTPRLKMESGTIGELSRTQVVLAYIAGIATEALLAEVRARVVRIRIDGVLDSGYIEEFIEDLPYSPFPQTHSTERPDVVAAELLEGKVALLVDNTPFALLVPMTFWTGLQASEDYYVRWPIATFVRWIRFLFIFIAIFAPSLYVAVTTFHQEMIPTNLVLSIASAREAVPFPAFFEALLMEIVFEALREAGIRLPKQIGQAISIVGALVIGQAAVQAGIISAPVVIIVSITGIATFTIPRYSFASGVRLLRFPILVLAGTLGLYGIVLGFLSIVLHLGALRSFGVPYLTPLAPIQLASLKDILIRAPIWAKRHRPQATGTSNRVREPGGQQPGPHRGRRP
- a CDS encoding MATE family efflux transporter, producing MQLAKRILQLALPSIATFSSMTFTGLLVLMIVGKLGAAAIAVVGVTNILIYNMWALCAGIQNAINYLVAQNYGSGEMRLANQRMQIALVLTGVLAFILLAGSLLAPELILRAMGLNDEIVALGADYVMIRMIALVLGIFSGAFFAYLRAIGDTKTPMTIALINSGLVVVLTYVLAYGKYGFPDMGLQGAAWSILLAEVVQLGMCLWVYYGYLNATMLTRTRERFDRKQVKLMVFESAKLSMMEMSNSLGMLVFTMCISRLGTVAIAANEIALNILSFGFMPSNGFGAAATIGTGQEIGKGRHAEAKRFGLMTVVLGVLLMILISILMFIFALPIAKLYTPEKAVYMAVIPLIHLAAFIQLFNTSGIIFGGGLRGIGDTTYLSRVAFVLNWIIFIPLTLLLTVVLDYGQVGAWIALCSNMVLAALANGLRYVKLDWSKARVKSGKAPATSMISH